The DNA segment TTATCCCGGGtttaacccgggtataccctgggtttaccccgggtataccctgggttaaacccgggtataccctgggttaaacccgggtataccctgggttaaacctgGGTATACTCTAGGTTAAACCCGCGTTTAATCTGTGTTAAACCCGGGCATACTCTTGGTTAAACCCAGCGTATACCCTGGGTTTTACCCGGGTTTACCCTGGATTAAACCATGGTAAAGGCCGAGTTATATTTAGGTTTACCCCGGAATATACCCTAGACTATACTCGGGTTTAACCCAAGGTTGATCTTTGagaatagagtttaatatatatttttgttaaaaaattaattaattgagaTATAATGCCGGGTAATTATTTCTTATCATCATCTAAGTTGAAAAttagatattataaaaaaaaaaaagcttttctcATTACGAGTGTCTAAACacgtcatattttttaaaaattttagatgGATATGGAAGATACGGAACAAACTTTTTCTGAAACGGTGTTGGAGAATTTCAACCTAGCCAAGGCGTACAATTCTGTATCTGAAACACCACAACTCTTTTTAAGAAGGGATGATCGGATTTTTGGAAGATGTCTGACAGTCGATGAAGTAGAAAGAGAAGTATGGTTGAGATATTCCTTTGACATTGATGGATGCGTTGTGGAGTTTAAATCTTTGGCCGCAATAAGAATGCCCGTGAGACATATCACACTGTTTCCAAATGATAATGCAAGTCTACGGAACGTTAGAGGCTTTTTGAAAAAGCACGTCAGATTAACAGAATACAGTAAAAGCGAACTTATGACCTTCTCAAACAGCTTAGGGTTCCAGCTATTTTATGAAAGAGGGTGGGAATGTTGGATAGCTTTAATTCCTATGCACCAGATGCATTCAGTTGCATTATCCATTCAGCAAGTGAGACAACAAGCCCTCGCCACATTTCTTCAGCTgagagagaattttaaaaatacactaaTGGCTCTTGCTTTGCGTGGAGAGGCTAGAAGAACTCTCGAAAAGAATGACATAAATGACGTtcgaaaaatgttcattttacctGACGATTGTTATGCAATACTCGATGCTTTGCAAGCATCTTTAAACCAACTGACCCAAACTGGACTTTTGAGACCAATCATATTTTGCTTCCGCTTTGGTGAAAAAATGACCTGTGGATTATCATTGTCAGATTTTAATACCCAATTTACATTGCGTACAACTATCCATGTTGCTGCAAACATACTGTCAGACTCTGAAGAAGTTGATCTTCTTTGGTCTACTGCGGGATTGCAACAAATCATCGGCCACAGAGGAACACTTTGTACATGCTTATCATTCAAAGACTGTGCCAACTATCAGAGCAATCTAGATGGAAGACCAATGGATATAAAAACTTGTTTGCGGACGATTTGTCGTTTTCCACACGAGGTGCAGTTTGTTCAACTTTACGCTGACATTCCACATCGTCAACCCAATTGTCGATATCATCCAGTGTCGGGTTGCATTGTTGGAGGTATGTGTTTCCCACGATCGACAGCAGAGGCATTCCTACGCGACGCTGATCATTATATATCTACATTGCAAAGCAACTGGACATTACTAAGGAGAAGTACATGTAGGATTGAATTTGTTGTTTCGCAGGATTCAGTTGCTGACCATATAAATGCTatggattttattaatttaaccaATCTAGAAGTACTTTTAGAAACTGTACCTCTGTTGGTGCCTTTTCCTTTGCATATTCTAACATGCATTCGACATTTGGGTTTATGGATTTGCAAGGAACTTAAAGAATTATTGAACGAGtataaaaaaacaggaaatgtgcGTGCCACCTGGCAATCCTATCAGTTGGAACTAGCCTCCGAAAAACTTTTGTGGGGAAAGCCACTTTGTGGAAGGAGTACATCTTACTCTATCAATCTAGGACCAGGAGCTCTTGGTCCCAGTAGAAGTTCAACTGACCACTATGGATTTCTATCTTTAGAAGTGTACTCAACCTGTATGCAAAACGAATATAGCATTCCCCCACAAGAAATATGGACAACATCTGAGGTCATATCTAAGATGATAAAACGGTCAGTGGGATTGCACGATCACTTGGATGGCAGCTATGGAGTCATTGGTCGACATTTGGTTGTTGCCTTACTACATGACCTGCACGAAACTGGCAAGGCTGCCAGTTACGTTCTTTTTGAAGATTTCCTACGAGAGATAAAATCTTGCAAGACAACATTTAAGACAGTCGGTGCTGTAACAATTAGATCGCTGGTCAAACTGTTAACAACAAACAGAAGAACAAATTCCCAAATGGTTTTCCCCAGCTTGTACCTGCTCTTGGATAAAAGTAATATATCAGTGGCAGAAGTCATAAAAGCTGGTATTCTTGAACTTGACCTTAAACATTTTCCAGCTGTTACAACATATGACAGGCATGGGAATATGACACTGACTTGgtcatttaatgataaattctGGACGGTTGTATATGACAAACGTTCTacagatatcacagaaaacacACTTGTCACAATATCAGATTTAGTAAGAGGTGAATTGGAAAAACGGGGGCTAATATACCCAAGTAAGATTAAGAAAACCCCAAAGATTCTTCCTTGGTTAACAATGTGCCTTCGAAGGCTCCAGAAAGAAAATATGGATATGGAACAATTAGTAATAACAATGACGTATATCAGCTGTATTGCACTTTTGATGCAGGGCCAATATGTCGAATATGACAGGTTAGCTTTACTGACGATCGACCTACCGGTAGATAAAAACAAACTGATCGCCTTGGAGATTTTGTCAAAGTTGCAATTGGCCAGCTTTAGATTTCGCAATTTGCAGTTAAATCGCTTGCACTTCACCATCCCACATAAACTTGAAATGTTGACAGGTGCAGAAAAGAAAAGTACGAAGAAGGGAGAAACAAAGCAATCAGAAGAGGTTACTACCAATGACAATAAAGTCGAAGAACTCCCCCCAAAATACGTCGATCATGACAATGCTGACGATGACCCTATTCTATTTGATAAAGACATCGGACATCAAAGAACTTCCACTTGCTTCCCGATTTCTACATCCTTGAAAGCTCCCTGGTCAGCCCAAGAGTTGGAATTCCTGCATGCTCAAAGGTTGGCAGAAGTTACCATTCGTGAAAAATACGAACGCTTTAAATTACAGTGTTTAAGATCAAATATTCCTTTCCGTACATTTCGggcttttgaaacaaaactacaaAGACTTTCAAATAAGTAAATATATGCTGCAAGAAGCATAAATTAATTGCATTTACATTTAACAGTTATGTGAGTTATAAGTCATGTTTGATTATAAGCAGGATATTGTTGATTTCGGAATTTCTACATCGGCAATCACTAAAGCAAATACATTTTGTCTAAGTTTATTTTTGTCTGAGTATTTAATTTGGaagtaaatgtgaaaaaagtaatctttgacttttatttctttatcaaacatttatcagggagtttgtgaaatttagaacattttttttaacttcttaaataGTTTCCGTCGAgtctattttttgataatgtattgTGTAGAGAATGGAAGtacttaagaataaaaaattgtttagatgGCTAAAAGTGAATCAACCTAATGAACTAAGAACTTCAATTAAATACTGagaaagggttttttttcttcaaggtCATGATTTCACAAAGTCTCCATTTATGTTgaataagaaaattgaaaatgttttgaattttttttatcatagtgtataatttattaatggttTAAGTTCTCAGACAGATCTTTGTCCGCAAACATAGCGTACTAAATAAATCACGCACAAAAAAGTATGAATGAACTATTTCACTTCTTTTTGaactgttttataatttaaaacggCAAGATAATCTTTTACCATAACTTGCAATTACAGGACAAAGTAAACTCTAATATTTGGCATTTGCAAATGCTTACTCGAACGTTGAGCTTATGGATTGATGATACACAAGCCGTGTTAACTAGTCTTTCCCATCACTCAGAGCGCCTGCTAACGTTAACACAGAAAGCACAGTCATTGTTTCCTTGTCACTCCTTCAGTGCAGACGGTGATTTTCTTAGGAGAGGTAAGCAATTCATTAATTGAAAGTAATCAGTATACCTAATGATAAAGAATGtttagaatgcaaaattaatttcttgtttgtctaaaggaagttcaaataaaaaaataataatattaaatcattctacaattttagaatatgtaCAGACTTCcatagataagattaaaatgaCTCAATCAAACacaattggttttgttcttataaaacaaaatattttgtctcatacgtttattttaattattttacgaTGTTCCTGTGCATTACAGATTCCTCACTTGTCTTGAATTAAATAGCAGTATGGAGAATGACTGGCTATTCGAAggtaatttttataacatagatattgaaacattatttaatatagCAAGCATATTACAACTTTACATGCATGTttttgaatcatatttgatagatGAAAACGATCCAAAGTATGAAGCCTTAAGAGAATTTGTCCTTGAGACTCTCGGGAAGTTCAGTCGTAAAATAAGAGAAGTTGGTATTAAGCTtgaaaaccttgaaaaaaaattggactcAGGAACAGAAGGTGCCAAGTTCGAAGCTGATTTGGACCAGATTCATAAGAAAATTGATAAAGAGGTGAAGCCTGAATTTGAAAACGCACTTTCCTTCCAAATTAGTCAAGTGAACTCGAGAATAGACGAGTTAGAAATGGCTCTAGTAAAtcctaaaaagagaaaaatgatagACAATGAAGAATTTGAAGAAGAGGAAACAGAAGCTAAGATCGCGACATCTGTGgaagaattaaatgaaaacataagaAAAGAAGTCGCGGAAGTGTTCAAGAGCATCGAAAGGAGCTACCGCAAAGAACAGGAAAAAGTTTCGAAGTTACAGCTAGCGTACATTCATTACTGGCTGGGATTGCAGGAAACCATTTCTCCAAGTAAGTATAATATACTCCATGTATAGCAACGGGGAAACGTTTATAgttaaattaagataaaagaaTGAATGCCAGTTTCATTTATTCGTAATGCTTATGCTTTGAGATAGAATGAGAACtcaaaaagtgttgttttgttACAATAGCAAAAATGGTAGACAtccaaaatttgataaaagatgGTGTGGAGGATCGCATATGGAGCGAGGGATGGAAGCCAGACGTCCGCGGGGATTTCACCAACTATTTACAGgacaaagtaaagaaaatagtCAAGAAGAAAAGAGCAATCAACGAAAGAACAAAGCTCCAGCAAGAGCTAGACAACTTGGTTGGGAATGATTTGCAATAAAAGTTTGCTTATGGTTTGTGTAAAAAGAAAAGCATCTGTTCACTAAGTATTGCTTATCATTTATGTTATCCTTTATGTAAACCTTTTGTTAGTGCAAATTTGCTAAAGTAATGAAAGGTAAAAGAAGCAGGAagctatatattatattaacattATGTTGATGTAAGGAAAGtaacttcataaaatatatgttgatgTCATTTTTGATAAGAGTAAAAAATGAGTATGTTTTAACAACAAATATGAAAACTAATAAACGaatgatctttaaaataatttgttggtTAGTTTTTCAACAGTCCGCCCAGCGCAACATCAGTTATACATAGTGGATAAAACTTTATCCCTTTAAAAATCCAAGTTTGGGAaagtttaatgtatatttaatttcaacagCCTCTGTACagcattatccccgaatatcaaggtctgggattagattttagatgataaacccgggatgaccctaaaaatcagggttagctcggggttagcccttaaacttccgggttggggaagggttggtggatatttcatgtgacctacctctgtacaacattatccccgaatatcaaggtctgggagtagattttagatgataaacccgggatgaccctaaaaatcagggttagctcggggttagggttagggttagggttagggttaggggttagggggttagggttagggttagggttagggttgggttagggttagggttagggttgggttagggttgggttagggttagggttagggttagggttagggtttgggttagggttagggttagggttagggttagggttgggttagggttagggttagggttagggttagggttggggttagggttagggttagggttagggttggggttggggttggggttagggttagggttagggttagggttagggttgggttgggttgggttgggttgggttagggttagggttagggttaggggttagggttgggttgggttagggtaaaggca comes from the Crassostrea angulata isolate pt1a10 unplaced genomic scaffold, ASM2561291v2 HiC_scaffold_278, whole genome shotgun sequence genome and includes:
- the LOC128170011 gene encoding uncharacterized protein LOC128170011, giving the protein MDMEDTEQTFSETVLENFNLAKAYNSVSETPQLFLRRDDRIFGRCLTVDEVEREVWLRYSFDIDGCVVEFKSLAAIRMPVRHITLFPNDNASLRNVRGFLKKHVRLTEYSKSELMTFSNSLGFQLFYERGWECWIALIPMHQMHSVALSIQQVRQQALATFLQLRENFKNTLMALALRGEARRTLEKNDINDVRKMFILPDDCYAILDALQASLNQLTQTGLLRPIIFCFRFGEKMTCGLSLSDFNTQFTLRTTIHVAANILSDSEEVDLLWSTAGLQQIIGHRGTLCTCLSFKDCANYQSNLDGRPMDIKTCLRTICRFPHEVQFVQLYADIPHRQPNCRYHPVSGCIVGGMCFPRSTAEAFLRDADHYISTLQSNWTLLRRSTCRIEFVVSQDSVADHINAMDFINLTNLEVLLETVPLLVPFPLHILTCIRHLGLWICKELKELLNEYKKTGNVRATWQSYQLELASEKLLWGKPLCGRSTSYSINLGPGALGPSRSSTDHYGFLSLEVYSTCMQNEYSIPPQEIWTTSEVISKMIKRSVGLHDHLDGSYGVIGRHLVVALLHDLHETGKAASYVLFEDFLREIKSCKTTFKTVGAVTIRSLVKLLTTNRRTNSQMVFPSLYLLLDKSNISVAEVIKAGILELDLKHFPAVTTYDRHGNMTLTWSFNDKFWTVVYDKRSTDITENTLVTISDLVRGELEKRGLIYPSKIKKTPKILPWLTMCLRRLQKENMDMEQLVITMTYISCIALLMQGQYVEYDRLALLTIDLPVDKNKLIALEILSKLQLASFRFRNLQLNRLHFTIPHKLEMLTGAEKKSTKKGETKQSEEVTTNDNKVEELPPKYVDHDNADDDPILFDKDIGHQRTSTCFPISTSLKAPWSAQELEFLHAQRLAEVTIREKYERFKLQCLRSNIPFRTFRAFETKLQRLSNK
- the LOC128170012 gene encoding uncharacterized protein LOC128170012, translating into MHVFESYLIDENDPKYEALREFVLETLGKFSRKIREVGIKLENLEKKLDSGTEGAKFEADLDQIHKKIDKEVKPEFENALSFQISQVNSRIDELEMALVNPKKRKMIDNEEFEEEETEAKIATSVEELNENIRKEVAEVFKSIERSYRKEQEKVSKLQLAYIHYWLGLQETISPTKMVDIQNLIKDGVEDRIWSEGWKPDVRGDFTNYLQDKVKKIVKKKRAINERTKLQQELDNLVGNDLQ